A single genomic interval of Halostella salina harbors:
- a CDS encoding GtrA family protein → MLDAIRPRIRALLSGVRFGQFASVGAVGAVCDNAVLGTLLQFGVAPEPAKLAGAETAIIVMFLINERWTFAEEGAPGAGPLLRRFLTSNLVRAGGVLVATAVFSQVYRNFDVTLGLFGVDLWFLAANLVGILAGMVVNYIAESLFTWQVGTGR, encoded by the coding sequence ATGCTGGACGCCATCCGCCCCCGTATCCGGGCGCTCCTCTCCGGCGTCCGGTTCGGCCAGTTCGCCTCGGTCGGCGCGGTCGGCGCGGTGTGTGACAACGCCGTCCTCGGGACGCTCCTCCAGTTCGGCGTCGCCCCGGAGCCCGCCAAACTGGCCGGCGCGGAGACGGCGATAATCGTGATGTTCCTGATAAACGAGCGCTGGACGTTCGCCGAGGAGGGCGCGCCCGGCGCGGGACCGCTGCTCCGGCGCTTTCTCACGTCGAACCTCGTCCGCGCCGGCGGCGTGCTGGTCGCGACGGCCGTGTTCTCGCAGGTGTACCGAAACTTCGACGTGACCCTTGGGCTGTTCGGCGTCGACCTGTGGTTCCTCGCGGCGAACCTCGTGGGCATCCTCGCGGGGATGGTCGTCAACTAC
- a CDS encoding HAH_0734 family protein: MKRLIVSGDPDIRKDAIIDYDGEEQVVFQINRNGDWHGPEEVQLWCIIGTEDEREAFQKREYIPHWLDVDRVEAEALDVIKAKGDLSV; the protein is encoded by the coding sequence ATGAAGCGACTCATCGTCTCGGGCGACCCCGACATCCGGAAGGACGCCATCATCGACTACGACGGCGAGGAGCAGGTCGTCTTCCAGATCAACCGGAACGGGGACTGGCACGGCCCCGAAGAGGTCCAGCTCTGGTGTATCATCGGCACCGAGGACGAGCGCGAGGCGTTCCAGAAGCGGGAGTACATCCCCCACTGGCTCGACGTCGACCGCGTCGAGGCCGAGGCGCTGGACGTGATCAAGGCGAAAGGCGACCTCTCCGTCTAG
- a CDS encoding TM2 domain-containing protein yields the protein MKHCINCGGEINDNAEVCTNCGVNQSTDLEGRHKDRAEDEKYCVECGELIYKQAEICPECGVKQPSTYESDSDSEQVAAGILAILLGGIGVHKFYQGNTKNGIIYLCFFWTGIPALLGLVEGILILVAEEDEYEEKYADGSILGK from the coding sequence ATGAAACACTGTATCAATTGTGGGGGAGAAATCAATGACAATGCCGAAGTATGTACAAACTGTGGGGTGAATCAATCAACAGATCTCGAAGGTCGCCATAAGGACCGTGCTGAGGATGAAAAATATTGCGTTGAGTGCGGCGAGCTAATATATAAACAAGCAGAGATCTGTCCGGAGTGCGGCGTAAAGCAACCGTCTACATACGAATCGGATTCTGATAGCGAACAAGTTGCGGCAGGCATCCTAGCGATTCTCCTCGGGGGAATCGGTGTCCACAAGTTCTATCAAGGAAACACGAAAAACGGAATCATTTATTTGTGCTTCTTTTGGACGGGTATCCCTGCTCTTCTCGGGTTAGTAGAGGGGATTCTCATTCTAGTAGCTGAAGAGGACGAATACGAAGAGAAATACGCTGACGGCAGTATACTTGGGAAATGA
- a CDS encoding 30S ribosomal protein S27e, whose protein sequence is MAGSFHTVRCPDCENEQTVFEKASTEVSCAVCGHTLARPTGGKADYEGEVIETVEAR, encoded by the coding sequence ATGGCAGGAAGCTTCCACACCGTCCGCTGTCCGGACTGCGAGAACGAACAGACCGTCTTCGAGAAGGCCTCGACCGAAGTGTCGTGTGCCGTCTGCGGGCACACGCTCGCGCGACCCACCGGCGGGAAGGCCGACTACGAGGGCGAAGTGATCGAGACCGTCGAAGCACGATGA
- a CDS encoding proteasome assembly chaperone family protein, with translation MDELDIETVAEADLSDPVLVEGLPGVGHVGKLAAEHLVEEFDSTLVRRVYSEHFPPQVDIDDEGVAALTCAEFHAIEAESVASENADDGEDGDARDLLVLTGDHQAQDNVGHYRLASAFLDVAESFGVDEVYSLGGVPTGELIEEYDVLGAAANDGLVEDLEAIGVEFREDEPAGGIVGVSGLLLGLGRRREFDAACLMGETSGYLVDPKSARAVLETLEDLLGFEVDYESLEERADEMEDVINKIQEMEQQQSMDVPTDEDLRYIG, from the coding sequence ATGGACGAACTCGACATCGAGACCGTCGCCGAGGCCGACCTGTCGGACCCGGTGCTCGTCGAGGGCCTGCCCGGCGTCGGCCACGTCGGCAAGCTCGCGGCCGAGCATCTGGTCGAGGAGTTCGACAGCACGCTGGTTCGGCGGGTGTACTCCGAGCATTTCCCGCCGCAGGTCGACATCGACGACGAGGGCGTCGCGGCGCTGACCTGCGCCGAGTTCCACGCCATCGAAGCCGAGAGCGTCGCGTCCGAGAATGCGGACGACGGTGAGGACGGCGACGCCCGGGATCTGCTCGTGCTCACCGGCGACCACCAGGCGCAGGACAACGTCGGCCACTACCGGCTCGCGTCGGCGTTTCTCGACGTGGCCGAGTCGTTCGGCGTCGACGAGGTGTACTCGCTCGGCGGCGTGCCGACCGGCGAACTCATCGAGGAGTACGACGTGCTCGGCGCGGCCGCGAACGACGGCCTCGTCGAGGACCTGGAGGCGATCGGCGTCGAGTTCCGCGAGGACGAGCCGGCCGGCGGCATCGTCGGCGTCAGCGGCCTCCTGCTGGGTCTGGGCCGACGGCGCGAGTTCGACGCCGCCTGCCTGATGGGCGAGACGAGCGGCTACCTCGTCGACCCCAAGAGCGCGCGGGCGGTGCTGGAGACGCTGGAGGACCTGCTCGGCTTCGAGGTGGATTACGAGTCCCTGGAGGAGCGCGCCGACGAGATGGAGGACGTGATCAACAAGATCCAGGAGATGGAACAGCAGCAGTCGATGGACGTGCCGACGGACGAGGACCTGCGGTATATCGGCTGA
- a CDS encoding translation initiation factor IF-2 subunit alpha produces the protein MKFSGWPENGELVVGKIDEIEDFGVFVDLEEYEDKRGLIHISEVASGWIKNVRDHVREGQTVVCKVLDVDRDSQQIDLSLKDVNDHQRSDKIQEWKNEQKADNWMELAFGEDIDDETYGTVANELLAVHGSLYDGFEQAAIHGEEALADTDLDDDEVAAIVETARENVSVPYVNVTGYVDLECPDGDGVDSIKEALQAAEGNGEVPEEVDLEVTYVGAPEYRIRVRAPNYKTAESQLEESAARAADRIAELGGTGEFHRDRRTDEE, from the coding sequence ATGAAGTTCAGCGGCTGGCCCGAGAACGGCGAACTCGTCGTCGGCAAGATCGACGAGATAGAGGACTTCGGCGTGTTCGTCGACCTGGAGGAGTACGAGGACAAGCGCGGCCTCATCCACATCAGCGAGGTCGCGAGCGGCTGGATCAAGAACGTCCGCGACCACGTCCGCGAGGGCCAGACCGTCGTCTGCAAAGTGCTCGACGTCGACCGCGACTCCCAGCAGATAGACCTCTCGCTGAAGGACGTCAACGACCACCAGCGCTCCGACAAGATCCAGGAGTGGAAAAACGAGCAGAAGGCCGACAACTGGATGGAGCTGGCCTTCGGCGAGGACATCGACGACGAGACGTACGGCACGGTCGCCAACGAGCTGCTCGCCGTGCACGGTAGCCTCTACGACGGCTTCGAGCAGGCCGCCATCCACGGCGAGGAGGCCCTGGCGGACACGGACCTCGACGACGACGAGGTCGCCGCCATCGTCGAGACGGCCCGCGAGAACGTGTCGGTCCCGTACGTCAACGTGACCGGCTACGTCGACCTGGAGTGCCCCGACGGCGACGGCGTCGACTCGATCAAGGAGGCGCTGCAGGCCGCCGAGGGGAACGGCGAGGTCCCCGAGGAGGTCGACCTCGAAGTGACCTACGTCGGCGCGCCGGAGTACCGGATCCGTGTGCGCGCGCCCAACTACAAGACCGCCGAATCCCAGCTGGAGGAAAGCGCCGCCCGCGCCGCGGACCGCATCGCGGAACTCGGCGGGACCGGCGAGTTCCACCGCGACCGTCGCACCGACGAGGAATGA
- a CDS encoding DUF2085 domain-containing protein, translating into MRDELRKGLAATRPFLLSHHAPEERDRCHELNFFSRQIYLCARCSGIYPGILLALMYPFQLASVPVIALLPLPALIDWAITSFGKTNGSNVIRTVTGVLLGFGYGMALRRLLLELETRILIIGVVYATVAILLIAIERSSEREPTI; encoded by the coding sequence ATGAGAGATGAACTGCGGAAAGGATTAGCTGCCACGCGGCCGTTCCTATTATCTCATCATGCCCCCGAGGAACGGGATAGATGCCACGAACTGAATTTCTTTAGCCGGCAGATCTATCTTTGCGCACGTTGTTCCGGTATCTATCCGGGGATCCTGTTGGCGTTGATGTATCCATTTCAATTAGCGAGTGTCCCTGTGATTGCCCTGCTACCATTACCTGCACTCATTGACTGGGCAATCACTTCGTTTGGGAAAACGAACGGCAGTAACGTTATTCGAACTGTCACGGGGGTGTTACTGGGATTCGGATACGGAATGGCACTCAGACGACTATTGCTGGAATTGGAAACACGCATTCTGATCATTGGTGTTGTGTATGCGACTGTTGCTATACTCCTGATAGCCATTGAAAGATCATCCGAGCGTGAACCAACTATTTAA
- a CDS encoding RNA-protein complex protein Nop10, producing MKSDIRVCSAWDDEHDRPVYTLSDSCPDCGADAVNSAPAPFDPADPYGEYRRALKRRARE from the coding sequence ATGAAATCCGACATCCGGGTGTGTTCGGCCTGGGACGACGAACACGACCGCCCGGTGTACACGCTCTCCGACTCCTGTCCCGACTGCGGCGCGGACGCCGTCAACTCCGCGCCAGCCCCGTTCGATCCTGCTGACCCGTACGGCGAGTACCGACGCGCTCTTAAGCGGCGCGCCCGCGAGTAA
- a CDS encoding glycosyltransferase, translating into MAPSLGIVVPAYHPDRNALRTYVGDLRERLDPAAIRIELDDPTPETRTALADLPATVNAVDGRRGKGGAITCGFEQLDTDLLAFADADGSTPADSVADVVAPVRAGDADLAAGSRRHPDADVRSHQTMARRRLGDAFAWVARRVLGVDLYDFQCGAKALTRDAWRAVRTHLYEPGFAWDVELVAVAAALDLRIVEVPVTWRDMPDSTVSTLGTTVELARALLRSRRRARRLRDGSGVTASTPDRDGPSALVDRLPVDND; encoded by the coding sequence ATGGCCCCGTCCCTCGGCATCGTCGTGCCGGCGTACCACCCCGACCGCAACGCCCTGCGGACGTACGTCGGGGACCTCCGCGAGCGCCTCGACCCGGCCGCGATCCGGATCGAACTCGACGACCCCACCCCCGAGACGCGGACGGCGCTCGCCGACCTGCCGGCGACGGTCAACGCGGTCGACGGCCGCCGCGGCAAGGGCGGCGCGATCACCTGCGGGTTCGAACAGCTCGACACCGACCTGCTCGCCTTCGCCGACGCCGACGGGAGCACGCCCGCCGACTCGGTGGCCGACGTGGTCGCGCCTGTCCGGGCCGGCGACGCTGACCTCGCCGCCGGCTCCCGCCGCCATCCCGATGCCGACGTGCGAAGCCACCAGACCATGGCGCGCCGCCGCCTCGGCGACGCCTTCGCATGGGTCGCCCGGCGGGTCCTCGGCGTCGACCTCTACGACTTCCAGTGCGGCGCGAAGGCGCTCACCCGCGACGCGTGGCGCGCGGTCCGCACCCACCTGTACGAACCCGGGTTCGCCTGGGACGTGGAGCTGGTCGCCGTCGCCGCCGCGCTCGACCTGCGGATCGTCGAGGTGCCCGTCACCTGGCGGGACATGCCCGACTCGACCGTCTCGACGCTTGGCACCACCGTGGAACTCGCCCGGGCGCTCCTCCGGTCGCGCCGGCGTGCCCGCCGCCTCCGTGACGGGTCCGGCGTCACGGCGTCGACGCCGGACCGCGACGGCCCCAGCGCACTCGTCGACCGCCTCCCCGTCGACAACGACTGA
- a CDS encoding DUF2298 domain-containing protein — protein MDIVAALSWILAYVALGAVAATPFVGVRRDLSGDGALALTLAATIAAGGAYWVGLTRFDWPAVLATVAVVVVCAAGRVWKAIRGSPGFGWKRYVLRATVGLAVAVAAATRLGTWPDVVAARYILGLQAEYVAVWWTAFVSLGAVTLPMAGLLFDRFDDHGAGVALPLALGTLGVVGFWVGHLSFGPVALAAGLAVIGVGTAVALRRGARVDLGAYAEVVVVFTLAFGLLVALRGVDPSITPGGGEKFLDFGLLKSLLRGTTLPPADMWFAGEPVQYYYGGHMLAALLTELTGTPARYAYNLALAGVYGTLAATAYGFARAVAAERGRSGRTAGAFAAVFVAVASNLSTPLRLLVYYLPDWAGSRLADLASLAVDQRPSVAAGPDAFYYWPASRVIDRRVVDGQQWHYITEFPFFAFRNGDLHAHMLSMPFLLLAAAVLFQYWLTPEDERRRRRAIVFLVVPALAGFIAVVNTWTFPTVAGLTWLVATFAPASPATLFPSRVETAVREYGSPSRLHAEAARTGAALGVGVAVAALGVLFALPFFAGTASGRGLGVFPANRSDAVGLLVVHGAFLAISVAHLLSRDSVPDAAPKLLALSVVALAIVSVPLGFAAVALFVPVLALAWLLLRTGDDAGFETVLLVGVLGLVTAVEFAYVVEQAGPGRMNTVFKVYTQMWVLWGVAAGVMLADRAPLGAVLRGAWTRTGTVFAAVERRFGVGRRADGGRRSDRTVRVGTGGAVASLVAVLLLASLSLYGGFVATNQFENGTANATLDGTAYVADRHPVEAEMIAWLDAREGQPHIVSAPGTKIYRWVNAPSSLTGLPTVAGWNHEVGYRGVEPYQRRVADVQAIYTGSTEERADLLRQYDVRYIYMGPTERQRYGARNLDAEPGISVAKESPFIAIYRVNSSELA, from the coding sequence ATGGACATCGTCGCCGCCCTCTCGTGGATCCTCGCGTACGTCGCGCTCGGGGCGGTCGCCGCGACGCCGTTCGTCGGCGTCCGCCGCGACCTGTCCGGCGACGGCGCGCTCGCGCTGACGCTCGCGGCGACGATCGCGGCGGGCGGCGCGTACTGGGTCGGCCTGACGCGGTTCGACTGGCCGGCCGTCCTGGCGACGGTTGCCGTCGTCGTGGTCTGTGCTGCGGGCAGGGTCTGGAAGGCGATCCGGGGGTCGCCCGGATTCGGCTGGAAACGATACGTTCTCCGGGCGACCGTCGGTCTCGCCGTGGCGGTGGCGGCCGCCACGCGCCTCGGTACGTGGCCGGACGTTGTCGCTGCCCGGTACATCCTCGGACTACAGGCCGAGTACGTCGCCGTCTGGTGGACGGCGTTCGTCAGCCTCGGCGCGGTCACGCTGCCGATGGCCGGCCTCCTGTTCGACCGCTTCGACGACCACGGTGCCGGCGTCGCGCTCCCACTGGCCCTCGGGACGCTCGGCGTCGTCGGGTTCTGGGTCGGCCACCTCTCGTTCGGCCCGGTCGCACTCGCCGCGGGACTGGCGGTCATCGGCGTCGGAACGGCGGTCGCGCTCCGGCGCGGCGCACGCGTCGACCTGGGAGCCTACGCCGAGGTCGTCGTCGTATTCACGCTCGCGTTCGGCCTGCTCGTGGCGCTCCGGGGCGTGGACCCTTCGATCACGCCGGGGGGCGGCGAGAAGTTCCTCGACTTCGGCCTCCTCAAGTCCCTGCTCCGGGGCACGACGCTCCCGCCGGCGGATATGTGGTTCGCCGGCGAACCGGTGCAGTACTACTACGGGGGCCATATGCTCGCCGCGCTCCTGACGGAACTCACCGGCACGCCGGCGCGCTACGCGTACAACCTCGCGCTCGCCGGCGTGTACGGGACGCTCGCGGCGACCGCGTACGGGTTCGCCCGCGCGGTGGCGGCCGAGCGCGGGCGCTCCGGGCGGACGGCCGGCGCGTTCGCCGCGGTGTTCGTCGCCGTCGCCAGCAACCTCTCGACGCCGCTGCGCCTGCTCGTGTACTACCTGCCCGACTGGGCCGGGAGCCGGCTCGCCGACCTCGCCAGCCTGGCGGTCGACCAGCGCCCGAGCGTCGCCGCCGGTCCCGACGCCTTCTACTACTGGCCGGCGTCGCGGGTCATCGACCGGCGAGTGGTCGACGGTCAGCAGTGGCACTACATCACCGAGTTCCCCTTCTTCGCGTTCCGGAACGGCGACCTCCACGCCCACATGCTGAGCATGCCCTTTCTCCTGCTCGCCGCCGCCGTCCTGTTCCAGTACTGGCTCACCCCCGAGGACGAGCGCCGTCGCAGGCGGGCGATCGTCTTCCTCGTCGTGCCGGCGCTCGCCGGATTTATCGCCGTCGTCAACACGTGGACGTTCCCCACGGTGGCCGGGCTGACCTGGCTCGTCGCGACCTTTGCTCCCGCCTCCCCCGCCACGCTGTTCCCCTCGCGCGTCGAAACGGCGGTCCGGGAGTACGGCTCGCCGTCCCGGTTACACGCCGAGGCGGCGCGGACCGGAGCGGCGCTCGGCGTCGGTGTCGCCGTCGCCGCCCTCGGCGTCCTCTTCGCGCTCCCCTTCTTCGCCGGTACCGCGAGCGGCCGGGGGCTGGGCGTCTTCCCCGCGAACCGGAGCGACGCCGTCGGACTGCTCGTCGTCCACGGGGCGTTTCTCGCCATCTCGGTCGCGCACCTGCTCTCCCGGGACAGCGTGCCCGACGCCGCCCCGAAACTGCTCGCGCTCTCGGTCGTCGCCCTCGCTATCGTCTCCGTGCCCCTCGGGTTCGCCGCCGTGGCGCTGTTCGTGCCGGTACTGGCGCTCGCCTGGCTCCTGCTCCGGACGGGCGACGACGCCGGCTTCGAGACGGTGCTGCTCGTCGGCGTCCTCGGGCTCGTGACCGCCGTGGAGTTCGCCTACGTCGTCGAGCAGGCCGGTCCCGGGCGGATGAACACGGTGTTCAAGGTGTACACGCAGATGTGGGTGCTGTGGGGGGTCGCCGCCGGCGTGATGCTCGCCGACCGCGCGCCCCTCGGGGCGGTGCTCCGCGGCGCGTGGACGCGAACCGGCACCGTCTTCGCGGCCGTCGAACGGCGCTTCGGGGTCGGCCGCCGTGCGGACGGCGGCCGTCGCTCCGACCGCACCGTCAGGGTGGGTACCGGCGGCGCGGTCGCGTCGCTCGTCGCCGTGCTCCTGCTCGCGTCGCTGTCGCTGTACGGCGGGTTCGTGGCGACGAACCAGTTCGAGAACGGGACGGCGAACGCGACGCTCGACGGCACCGCGTACGTGGCGGACCGGCACCCGGTGGAGGCGGAGATGATCGCCTGGCTCGACGCCCGCGAGGGCCAGCCACACATCGTCTCCGCGCCGGGCACGAAGATCTACCGCTGGGTGAACGCGCCGTCGAGCCTCACCGGGCTCCCGACCGTTGCCGGCTGGAACCACGAGGTCGGCTACCGCGGGGTGGAACCGTACCAGCGCCGCGTGGCCGACGTACAGGCGATCTACACGGGGTCGACCGAGGAACGCGCCGACCTACTCCGGCAGTACGACGTACGCTACATCTACATGGGACCGACGGAACGGCAGCGCTACGGGGCCCGGAATCTGGACGCCGAGCCGGGGATATCGGTCGCGAAGGAGAGTCCGTTCATCGCTATCTACCGGGTCAACAGCTCCGAACTCGCCTAG
- a CDS encoding 50S ribosomal protein L44e, producing MEMPRRFNTYCPHCNEHNEHEVEKVRGGRSTGMKWDDRKQKEGSKGIGNRGRFSKVPGGDKPTKKTDLKYRCGDCGQAHLREGWRAGRLELTD from the coding sequence ATGGAGATGCCTCGACGCTTCAACACGTACTGTCCGCACTGTAACGAACACAACGAACACGAGGTCGAGAAGGTCCGCGGCGGCCGCTCGACCGGGATGAAGTGGGACGACCGCAAGCAGAAGGAAGGCTCGAAGGGGATCGGGAACCGCGGTCGGTTCTCCAAGGTGCCCGGCGGCGACAAGCCCACCAAGAAGACGGACCTCAAGTACCGCTGCGGCGACTGCGGTCAGGCTCACCTCCGCGAGGGATGGCGCGCCGGCCGACTCGAACTCACCGACTAA
- a CDS encoding pyridoxal phosphate-dependent aminotransferase: MNLDYETPLFFRVMEYAADAGESDREWPAVGDAAAGEVIDMVSGNPDWGPPEALREGLREYADLGADAFQYPPSEGLLELREEIAARRNVDTEQVVVTNGAGEANYLAMAAALEVADGDEVILTDPVYPYYPGKTNMLGADATFVPTEDDGRLDPAAVRERASEETALIVVNTPNNPTGAVYDEATVRELVAVAEDHEATLLCDEVYDHFDFSGRFESALTIDSDHRIVTNAFSKSMAITGLRVGYAVFPPGIVDRAKSRHMLVNVAGSRPAQYAVLKALRETPPEYYARNRETMAERVDTFTDALDEAGAEYTRPDGAFYVMARFDGFPGTLDNVFQLIDEAGVAGMPGEAFGTAREDWIRFALVTPQVEAAAARLAEYF; encoded by the coding sequence ATGAATCTTGATTACGAGACGCCGCTGTTCTTCAGGGTCATGGAGTACGCGGCCGACGCCGGCGAGAGCGACCGCGAGTGGCCGGCGGTCGGCGACGCCGCCGCTGGCGAGGTGATCGACATGGTGTCGGGCAACCCCGACTGGGGGCCACCGGAGGCGCTTCGGGAGGGTCTGCGGGAGTACGCCGACCTCGGAGCCGACGCCTTCCAGTATCCGCCCAGCGAGGGCCTGCTGGAACTGCGTGAGGAGATCGCCGCGCGGCGAAACGTCGACACCGAGCAGGTCGTCGTCACCAACGGCGCGGGCGAGGCGAACTACCTGGCGATGGCGGCCGCGCTCGAGGTGGCCGACGGCGACGAGGTGATCCTCACGGACCCCGTCTACCCGTACTACCCCGGCAAGACGAACATGCTCGGCGCGGACGCGACGTTCGTCCCGACCGAGGACGACGGCCGACTCGACCCCGCGGCCGTCCGCGAGCGGGCGAGCGAGGAGACCGCGCTGATCGTCGTCAACACGCCGAACAACCCCACCGGCGCGGTGTACGACGAGGCGACGGTGCGCGAACTCGTGGCGGTCGCCGAGGACCACGAGGCGACGCTGCTCTGCGACGAGGTGTACGACCACTTCGACTTCTCCGGCCGCTTCGAGAGCGCGCTGACGATCGACTCGGACCACCGGATCGTCACGAACGCGTTCTCGAAATCGATGGCGATCACCGGGCTCCGCGTCGGCTACGCCGTCTTCCCGCCGGGGATAGTCGACCGGGCCAAGAGCCGGCACATGCTCGTCAACGTCGCCGGCAGCCGCCCCGCGCAGTACGCCGTGCTCAAGGCGCTCCGGGAGACCCCGCCGGAGTACTACGCCCGGAACCGGGAGACGATGGCCGAGCGCGTCGACACCTTTACCGACGCGCTGGACGAGGCCGGTGCCGAGTACACCCGCCCCGACGGCGCGTTCTACGTCATGGCGCGGTTCGACGGCTTCCCCGGCACGCTGGACAACGTGTTCCAGCTGATCGACGAGGCCGGCGTCGCGGGGATGCCCGGCGAGGCGTTCGGCACGGCCCGCGAGGACTGGATCCGATTCGCGCTGGTGACGCCACAGGTCGAGGCCGCGGCGGCGCGACTGGCCGAGTACTTCTGA
- a CDS encoding CinA family protein: protein MSDDIATRLGDRLRDAGGTVATAESCTGGLVGGRITAVPGASDYYLGTVVAYDNDLKRRLLGVTRESLDQRGAVSAAVARELARGVRDRTDATWGVSTTGVAGPSGGTEETPVGTVYIGVAYAGEWGTESSYATATRHEFDGDRAAVREATVDRALGDLLAELDG, encoded by the coding sequence ATGAGCGACGACATCGCCACGCGACTCGGCGACCGACTGCGCGACGCCGGCGGGACCGTCGCGACGGCCGAATCCTGCACCGGCGGTCTCGTCGGCGGGCGGATTACGGCCGTCCCCGGCGCGAGCGACTACTACCTCGGGACGGTCGTCGCGTACGACAACGACCTCAAGCGCCGCCTGCTCGGCGTCACCCGCGAGTCGCTGGACCAGCGAGGCGCGGTGAGCGCGGCCGTCGCCCGCGAGCTGGCCCGGGGCGTCCGGGACCGCACGGACGCGACGTGGGGCGTCTCGACGACCGGCGTCGCCGGCCCGTCGGGCGGCACCGAGGAGACGCCAGTGGGCACCGTCTACATCGGCGTCGCCTACGCCGGCGAGTGGGGGACCGAGTCGTCGTACGCCACCGCCACGCGCCACGAGTTCGACGGCGACCGCGCTGCGGTCCGCGAGGCGACGGTCGACCGCGCGCTCGGCGACCTGCTCGCGGAACTCGACGGGTAG
- a CDS encoding methylglyoxal synthase has translation MTRVALIAHDDEKPEMIDLVTDYRETLESFDLLATGTTGGRIVEETDLELERKQSGPLGGDMTIGAEVVEGRVDGIVFLRDPLTAQPHEPDISALLRICDVHDTPLATTRTAAEYVLEGLARE, from the coding sequence ATGACGCGCGTAGCGCTCATCGCCCACGACGACGAGAAACCGGAGATGATAGACCTGGTGACCGACTACCGGGAGACCCTCGAATCGTTCGACCTGCTCGCCACCGGAACGACTGGCGGGCGGATCGTCGAGGAGACCGATCTGGAGCTAGAGCGCAAGCAGTCGGGGCCGCTGGGCGGCGACATGACGATCGGCGCGGAGGTCGTCGAGGGACGGGTCGACGGCATCGTGTTCCTCAGGGATCCGCTAACCGCACAGCCCCACGAGCCGGATATCTCCGCGCTGTTGCGGATCTGCGACGTGCACGACACGCCGCTGGCGACGACCCGAACGGCCGCCGAGTACGTACTGGAGGGGCTGGCGAGGGAGTGA
- a CDS encoding metal-dependent hydrolase, protein MNKRGHVLNAILLSIGLGYLLEPAGDEQTFITIAEVGVPVVLGALFPDVDTAFGKHRKTLHNFLVLGAFVAFPYYFGNLEFVWIGILTHYVLDVAGSKRGIALFYPYSQEYGLPIGVAVSSKHSELATVVVTAVELVAAYLVIYRIPQLSLELGGQTIGF, encoded by the coding sequence ATGAACAAACGAGGACACGTCCTCAACGCGATACTCCTGAGCATCGGACTCGGCTACCTGCTCGAACCGGCCGGCGACGAGCAGACGTTCATCACCATCGCCGAGGTCGGCGTGCCGGTCGTGCTCGGCGCGCTGTTCCCGGACGTCGACACCGCGTTCGGCAAGCACCGCAAGACGCTCCACAACTTCCTCGTGCTCGGGGCGTTCGTCGCGTTCCCCTACTACTTCGGCAACCTGGAGTTCGTCTGGATCGGCATCCTCACCCACTACGTGCTCGACGTTGCGGGGAGCAAGCGCGGCATCGCGCTGTTCTACCCGTACTCACAGGAGTACGGCCTGCCGATCGGCGTCGCCGTCAGCAGCAAGCACTCCGAACTGGCGACGGTCGTCGTGACGGCCGTGGAACTCGTCGCCGCCTACCTGGTCATCTACCGGATCCCGCAGCTCAGCCTCGAACTCGGCGGGCAGACGATCGGGTTCTGA